GATACACGAGAGCCTATGAATGAGATCACGAAAGAGACACCTGGTTCTCCAATAGCTCAACAGAATATTGAGACTCCAGTCCTTACTCCAATTCAGACGCAGCAGGTACcttctttaaaaaattggacttttcaagtaatttttggAAGCCCTTGTACGTGTTCATTCAACCATTCCTGAATTCAGGAGACTCACGAGCTTATGAATGAGATCATTTCACCAAACATTTCCGACACACAGCCAAATACCCGAGCTCGCAGAAATCTTTTAACAGAGCAAAATAAGGTATTActttcattaaaacctttaataAATATACAGCAACTATCAAAATGACTGGATATCCTTGAATCTAAACCATCACAGGATGTAGAAAGCAGAGTTCAAAATCCCTTTGAGATCGGAGCAAATGTGGAGATTTCATCACAAGATGACAATACTTGTCATAAATGGTATCCAGGAAATGTGTTGGCAACATATTTGGTTGATGGGGTTGAGATGGTGAAAGTTGAGTACTCCGTCCCGTCTCTGGacgaaaagaagaggaaaaggagtgTTGAGACACGTGTATCAATTGACAGAATACGTCCTCAACCACCACCTGAGAGATCTGGAGCGAAGAAAAGTTATGAGCTAATGCAGGACGTGGAGGCGTTCGACAATGGTGCCTGGTGCGCTGGAAAAGTTAAAGTCATTTTGTTTGATGGCTCGTGTTTTGTCTCTTTGAACAATTCTAAAGAACAAATTTACTTCCACCATTCTGAGATgcgaaaaccaagaaaatgggtagatggtgtttgggagatgacaaaaaaggtaaaacaaatgCCTTGGATCActtgaattgaaaaataatgtCATTTGTTTAATATCTCGGTATTGATTTTCAGATGGAAGAAGAGCAGACGCAGAGTGTGAATCCAagtgaaggagatggtgataaaaaggtatgaaatatttatacatcatactaggaattaagatataaatgtaTCTGAATTTTTGTCATTCAAAAAGGGGAAGGCGAAGGCTGTCGCTTGTAAGAAAAATGAAGCAGCTGGTCCATCAGAAGATGGTGTTGGGAAAATGGCAAAAGaggtaataaaaatgaataagatcCACTTGAATTGAAGTTCAGGTCAATAGTTTGATATATCGGTTTTGTTTCACAGATGGAAGTAAAGCAGGGTAAGAGTGTGAAACCAAGTCAAGACGATCATGCAAAAAaggtataaaaaatatttttacttcatATTAGGAAGGCATTCAAGTATAAAGATAAAAACGATCCTGaatttttgtctttatttttaattaaagggGAAGCCTGATGttggtaagaagaagaaagcaaatgCTCAGCCAGTAGATTTGCTTCCTTTTCTACAGCGAGAAGAGAAGAGGCCAATACGACCTAGAAACCCTCCTATACCTGTAACACCTGAGGTAATCCTTCCAATTGATCCATTTGTGACACCTGAATTTCCTCGGTTTTCAAGGCTTGCACACTGGATGGATCTACGGGGCATATATCGTGTGTAAGCAACTTTTTGTCCTCGCATAAATAttcctaatttattttgtaaaagtttCGATTGATACTAGTTAATTTTATCAACTACAGACCGTTTTATATCAAtggaaaagaaattgaaaaagagttctttcaaaaaatggacgatgcagaaaacAATCTCAACAAAGAGGTAATCAACACTCTGTTCTGTCTTC
The window above is part of the Brassica napus cultivar Da-Ae unplaced genomic scaffold, Da-Ae ScsIHWf_1118;HRSCAF=1591, whole genome shotgun sequence genome. Proteins encoded here:
- the LOC125596048 gene encoding uncharacterized protein LOC125596048; protein product: MNEITKETPGSPIAQQNIETPVLTPIQTQQETHELMNEIISPNISDTQPNTRARRNLLTEQNKDVESRVQNPFEIGANVEISSQDDNTCHKWYPGNVLATYLVDGVEMVKVEYSVPSLDEKKRKRSVETRVSIDRIRPQPPPERSGAKKSYELMQDVEAFDNGAWCAGKVKVILFDGSCFVSLNNSKEQIYFHHSEMRKPRKWVDGVWEMTKKMEEEQTQSVNPSEGDGDKKGKAKAVACKKNEAAGPSEDGVGKMAKEMEVKQGKSVKPSQDDHAKKGKPDVGKKKKANAQPVDLLPFLQREEKRPIRPRNPPIPVTPEVILPIDPFVTPEFPRFSRLAHWMDLRGIYRVPFYINGKEIEKEFFQKMDDAENNLNKEHINVAFEMLNCKRVEQGAWFRNNNLPAACFVPVKFLEVVGYAYESVRKPHKKKKTLLEGCVGELVKGLIHPKKVWLEDVDVIYGVIEDKLSYHYIGVEIQLMDNTITLFHCGLPKANIKRALNQIQELAVLISAIKMELLGEEVNFEDISPFEVKFAEGLPKTKFPYNCGIFVVKMLECRSLGLKSMANINDETAMDLRSKLCCEIFDQFMDKDFQEGQRK